In Candidatus Eisenbacteria bacterium, the sequence GATCCGCACGATCGCCCCGTTCGAGAACGCGACGCTGTTCCTCTGGAACCGCGAGTCGCAGAGCCTGGACGAGGTGGTCTCGGTGGGCGAGCGCGTCGATCTGATCGGCCACGTCCGGTTCGGCCGCGGCGCGGGCTTCTCGTCCTGGGTGGCCCAGCAGAAGAAGCCGGTCCTTCTGAACGACCTGCATCGCGAAGGCGGCCCCGATTCCGTCGCGCTCCGGTCCTTCCTCTCCGTTCCGATCCTGGTCGCGAACGAGGTGGTGGGCGTCATCAACATGAGCCACTCGCGTCCGAGCGCGTTCGAGGAGGAGACCGTCGCGCGCGTGGGGCTCCTCGCCATGCCGGTCGCGGCGATCGCGATGAAGGTCGTGCTCCGCAAGGAGCGCGAGCGGCTCGCGACGACGGACACGCTGACCTCGCTCTACAACCGCCGCCACTTCGACCGTTCGCTCGAGGCCGAGGTGGGGAAGGCGAAGCGGTACGGGCACAAGGTCTCGGTCGTGGTGCTCGACGTGGACCAGCCGCGGGAAGCGAACGCCCGCGGCGGCAAGGCGCACGGGGTGGGGGACCAGGTCCTCTCGGACATGGCGCGGCTCCTGAAGCGTTCGACGCGCGGCACGGACTGCATCGCGCGCTACGGGTACGACGAGTTCCGGATCCTCCTGCCGCACACCGACGCCGACCGCGCGAAGGTGGCGGCGGAGCGGTTCCGGACCGTGGTGGAGCAGCACGCGTTCCCGCGCCGGAAGAAGCCGACGATCCACATCGACGTCGCGACGTATCCCGTGGACGAGCGCGCGGCCGCCGCGGCGGGCATCCAGGCGGCGGCGGAGGCCGGCGTGAGGGCCGCGAGCGCCGCCAAGAGCCCCACCGCACCGGGGCTCGACTCCGAGACGCGCGGGACCGACCCGCGCGAGGTGGCGGTCAACTGAGAGCAGGCTGGGGACCGATGACTCCGAACACCCAGATGGCGCCGCGCCACGGCACGTCCGAGGCCGCGAAGGCGCCCAAGGCCAGGATCCTGGTCGTGGACGACGAGATCCAGGTCGTCCACATCTTCCAGGACCTCCTGACCCAGCAGGGCTACGAGGTCGAGTCGAGCGAGAACGGCGACGACGCCATTCTCAAGGTCACGAACGGCAACTTCGACCTCGTGCTCACGGACATCAACCTGCCCGGCGTGGACGGGCTCGAGGTGATCCGGGCCGCCAAGGCCGCCGACGAGGACACCTGCGTCATCCTGATCACCGGATACGCCTCGACCACCACCGCCATCGACGCGCTCCGCCAGGGAGCGTACGACTACATCACGAAGCCGTTCGATCTCTGGGAGACCGCCAAGCGGATCGAGCGCGGACTCGAGAGCCGGTTCCTGAAGCGGGACAACCGGCGGAAGACCTCCCAGCTCGAGACCGCGAACGCCGAGCTCCAGCGCCACGAGGAGATCCTCCGCAAGAAGGTCGAGCTCGCCACGCACCGCATGCGGCTCCTCTACGAAGCGGGCAAGGCCATGTCCACGAGTCTCAGCCGCCAGAGCACGATGGACGTCGTGGTCTCCCAGGCCGCGCGCCTGACCGGCGCCAAGTCGTGCCTCCTCTTCCTCCATGACACGAGCTCGGACGAGTACATCGCGGAGGCCGCGTTCGGCGTGGAGCCGGATCGGTACCGGCCGCTCCGGTTCCAGATGGGCGTGGGGTATCACGGCCAGGTGGTCCAGAGCGCGCAGCCGCGCCTGGTCGAGGACCTCCGCGAGGCGGTCGGCGCCGAGCCGATCTTCGAGACCCTCGAGGCCCAGGGCGCGTTGATCGCGCCGCTCAACGACGTGGAGAAGGTGATCGGCACGATCACCTGCCTCGACCACGAGGGCGGGTCGTTCACCCCCGAGGACCAGGAAGTGCTGAAGATGCTCGCGAGCCAGGCGACGATCGCCATCCAGAACGCGATCCTCTACGAGCGCACGAAGGAGCTGGACCGCCTGAAGTCCGAGTTCGTCGCCGTGGTCTCGCACGAGGTGCGGACGCCGCTCACGTCGATCAAGGGCTCGCTCGAGCTCCTCGGGGACACGCGCTTCCTCACGCTTCCCGCGCCTCAGAAGGAGCTGCTGGCCATCTGCCAGGCGAACACCGAGCGGCTCATCAGCCTCATCAACGACATCCTGGACTTCTCGAAGCTCGAATCGTCGAAGCTCTCGCTCAACGTCGAGGCCATGAGCGTGGACCGCGTGCTGAACGAGGTCGTCGAGAACATCCGGAACCTGGCCGGCCAGAAGGAGGTCGCGATCGACCTGAAGGTCGACTCGACCGCCGGCCAGATCGAGGCCGATCCCATGCGCGTGGGGCAGGTCGCGACGAACCTGATCGGAAACGCCATCAAGTTCTCGCCCGAGAGGAGCCGGATCGAGGTCTTCGCGTCCGGCGACGAGTCGAAGATCACGGTCTCGGTCAAGGACTATGGCCGCGGGATCGCGCCGCGCGACATCAACCGGCTGTTCCAGCGGTTCGCGCAGCTCGACTCCTCGACCACGCGGAAGGCCGGCGGCACCGGGCTCGGCCTCGTCATCTGCAAGGGGATCGTGGAGCAGCACGGCGGCAGCATCTGGGTCGAGTCGCAGCTCAACGAGGGCTCGACCTTCTCCTTCTCGCTGCCGAGGGTTCGCGTGGAGGTCGCCGGCGCGGAGTAGTCTCCACCCCGAAATCGGCCCTAGCCCCCGGGCGCCGAAGAGGCTAGAAATGACCCGCATGCGGCCCCACCTCGCCTCGGCCGGACGGCGCTCCTGAAGACCGTCCTCAGCGTCTTCGGCACGCGGCCCGAGGCCATCAAGATGGCCCCGGTGCTCCGGCGACTCACGCGCGAGCCCGAGATCCGCTCCCTCGTCTGCGTCACGGCGCAGCACCGGGAGATGCTCGACCAGGTCCTCTCGCTGTTCGAGATCAAGCCGGATCACGACCTCGACCTCATGCGGGAAGGGCAGACGCTCACCGAGATCACGACCCGCGCGCTCACCGAGCTCGCGCCCTACCTCGACCGCGAGAAACCCGACGTCCTCCTCGTGCAGGGGGACACCACGACCACGATGGCCGCTTCGCTCGCGGCGTTCTACGCGCGCATCCCGGTGTTCCACGTCGAGGCCGGGCTCCGCACGGGCGATCCGTACTATCCCTATCCCGAGGAGGTGAACCGGCGCGTCACCACGGTGATCGCGGCGCACCACTTCGCCCCCACGGAGCGCGCCCGGCGGAATCTGCTCCGGGAAGGAGTCGCCGACTCGGTGATCACGGTCACGGGGAACACGGTGATCGACGCGCTCCTCGAGGTGGTCCAGATCGAGCCGAAGCGCGCGCCGAAGCTCCCGCTCCGGGGCTCGCGCGTCGTCCTCGTCACGGCGCACCGCCGCGAGAACTTCGGGGCGCCGCTGGAAGAGATCCTCCTCGCGATCCTCGAGCTGGCGGAGAAGCACCCGGATATCGACATCGTGTACCCGGTCCACCGGAATCCCCAGGTGGACGGACCCGTGCGCGCGGCGCTCGCCGGCGTCGCGGGCGTCCACCTCACGGATCCGCTCGAGTACAAGGCCTTCTGCGACCTCATGGCCGCGTCCCACCTCATCCTCACGGACTCGGGAGGGATCCAGGAGGAGGCTCCCTCGCTCGGCAAGCCGGTCCTGGTGCTCCGCGACGAGACGGAGCGCCCCGAGGCGGTGGAAGCGGGGGTGGTCAAGCTGGTCGGGCCGCATCGCGAAGCGATTGTTGCGGCCGCCTCCGAGCTCCTGGAAAATCAGGGGTCCTACGCGGCCATGGCGAACAAGATGAACCCCTACGGGGACGGGAAAGCCGCGGAGCGAATCGTCGCGAAGATCCGGAGGATGCTGTCATGACGCCGCGTGCAATGATCGTCCTGAGTCTCGTGGCAGGGACCCTGATGGGCTGGATTGCGTTCGATCTCCGGGCTCCGAAGAGGACGGTCGCGTTCTCGTACGAGCCCCCGACAGGCCACACAGGCGCGCCGGGAGAAGGCGTCTGCTCCACCTGTCATACCGGAGGCGGCTCCTTCGACGGATCCCTCACCATCGACGCGCCGGACGAGTACCAGCCGGGAATGGGGTACACGGTCACGGTCACGCTGCAGGACCCGGGGCAGTCGCGTTGGGGGTTCGAGCTGGTCCCGCTCCGCAGGGATGGCGCCGATCTCGTCATGGCGGGGAGCCTCACGAATCTCTCTCCTCACACCCTGATCCAGGAGATCTTCGACGGGAAGCAGTACATCTCGCACACGTCGAACGTGCTCGACCAGGGCGAGCCCGACGGGACCTATGCCGGAACCGCGGACGGGCCCGTCTCCTGGAGCTTCACGTGGACGGCGCCCCCGGCGGGATCGGACACGGTGTGGTTCTATGCCGCCGGGAACGCCGCGAACAACAACGAGCAGAACGGCGCGGGGGACTTCGTCTACACGACCAACAGGTTCGCGATCGAGTCGTCGACCTCGGACGTGTCCAGGACGACGTGGGGGAAGATCAAGATGAGGTACCGCTGACCGAGCGAGACGGCCCGCTCTCCGCGGAGGCGCCACCTCGGAGCGATCCAGGCCCGGACGAGCTGATCCGCCTCCTCTCGCTCGTCCCGCTTCCCGGCGAAGGCGGCTGGTACCGGGAGAACTATCGTTCGCGAGTCCGCATTCCCGCGAACGGCCTGCCGGCCGCGTATGCCGGCCCGCGCGACGCGAGCACCGCGATCTACTACCTCCTCACGAGCGACACCTTCTCCGCGCTCCATCGGCTTCGCGGGGACGAGGTGTTCCACTTCTACCTGGGCGATCCCGTCGAGATGCTGCAGCTCCGGCCGGACGGAACCGGCGCCACGCTCACGCTGGGACCCCGGCCGCACGAGGGAATGCACCAGCAAGTAGTCGTTCTCGCCGGCGTGTGGCAGGGGGCGCGCATCGCCTCCGGCGGCCGATACGCGCTTCTCGGGTGCACGGTCGCCCCGGGATTCGAGTTCGAGGACTTCGAGCTGGGAACGAGGGAGGAGCTGGTTCGCCAGTATCCGGACTACGAGATCGCCATCCGTGCGCTGACCCGTCGTTGACGGGCCCGAGTCACGCGCCGGACCCGTCGACGGTGGGCGCGGTCTCCGGGCTCGGCACGAGGCGCTTCGCGACCCAACGGAGCTGCTCCACGCCGAAGGTCGCGTCCTCTCGCTCCTCGCCGTCGAACTTCGCGACCGTTTCCTCGAACGCGAGACAGGCGTCCTCGTACTGCGCGCGCCCTGCCGGGATCTCCATCATCCAGCGCGCGAGCCCGAGGTACCCCGAGTAGAGGACCACTCCGAAATCGCTTCCCGCCTTCACCTCGTCCCGTCCCGTTCCCACCACCGCGACCCTGGCGAGCCCCGACGCCGTCTCGAACGCGCCGAGCGACTCCCAGAGATTGCCGAGGGAGAGCTGATGCATCCCCACCGCCCAGTACGCCATCGCGCGACGGTCCGGCGGCTTGCCCAGCTCGCGACGCCAGCGGACGCAGTCCTCGGCCGCGCGAAGCCCCGCCTCGTAGTGCCGCCGTTCCCGAGGGGCGAGATCCCCCGGCCAGCACTCGGCGAGATCCGCGGAGAGGTTGTAGGAGAGTCGGTTCGCGAAGTCGGTGAGCTTGTAGGTTTCCTCCCCGTCGCCGGACTCGAGCGCCTGGCGCAGGGTCTCACCGATCCCCGCGTTCACCACCTCGATCAGCGCGTCGAAGTTCCGCCCCGCCCATTCGCGGTTCCCGAAGCCTTTCTGCGCGACGGCGTACGTGGTGCGACGCGTCTCGGGGTCGGGAATGGCATCGATGAGCCGGATGACCTCGCCCGGCCCGCCCTGCTCCATGCAGGCTCGAAGCTCTTCCCAGCGCTGTTCTTCGAGGTCGGCCATGGCACAGAAGGTAGCCGTGTAAGGACGCACGGCCAAGACATTTCGGGCGGATCTACCTGGCCTGGAAGGCGCGATCCACTGTCCCCGGGGACAGTCGCGGAACCCGTCTAGTCGAAGGCGCCCATGTGGAACCGCACCCGCTCCGCCACGCGGTCCACCTGGGCGTCGGTCATGTCCGGCCAGATGGGGAGCGACAGCGTCTCGTCGTACACGCGCTCCGCGACGGGGAACTGTCCGGCGCGCACGCCAAGGCGCTCCTGATACCACGGGAACAGATGGAGCGGCTTGAAGTGAACGCTCGTGCCGATCCCGTCCTCACGGAGCGCGAGAGCGAGCGGCGTCCTGCGCGCATCGGGCACCTCGATCTGGTACAGGTGCCACGCGTGGCGCATGCCCTCGGCCACGCGCGGCACGCGCACTCCTTCGCAATCCTCCAGCAGGCGCGAGTACCGCTCCGCGATCGCCTCGCGCCGAGACCGCATCCATTCGGCGCGTCCGAGCTGCGCGAGCGCGAGCGCGGCCTGGATGTCCGTCATGTTGTACTTGTAACCAAGCTCCGTGACGTCGTACTCCCACCAGCCGCCTCTGTCGTACCGCCCCCAGGCCGCCGCCGAGAGACCATGCAAGGAGAGCCTTCGGATCCGCTCCGCCCACTCGCCTCTCCCCGTCACCACCATCCCGCCTTCGCCCGCCGTGACTCCCTTCGTCGCGTAGAACGAGAAGCAGGTGATGTCCGCCTGAGTCCCCACGGGCACGTCCCAGACACGGGACGTCAAGGAGTGCGCGGCATCCTCGATCACCGTCAGCCGATGGTGATGCGCGATGGCCGCGATCTCCGCGCCTCGGCACGGGTGGCCGGCGATCGACACGGAGACGATCGCGCGAGTGCGAGGCGTGATCGCGGCGGGAATCCGTGCCGGATCCATGTTCTTCGTGCCGGGCTCCACGTCCACGAACACGGGCCGGGCGCCCCCATAGAGGATCGTCTCGCCGGTCGCGACGAACGTGTACGGGGAGGTGATGACCTCGTCGCCGTCCTTCACGCCCGCCGCGATCAGCGAGAGGTGGAGCGCCGCGGTGCAGGACGAGACGGCCACTGCGTGGAGCGGATCGACCGAGACCGAACGCGCGAGCGCCGCGCCCGCGCCGGCGACATCGGAGGGTGGCGCCACGTACGCCGCCACCGCGGACTCGAGATCCTTCACGCGCGGGCCCGTCGTGAGCCACCCGGAGCGAAGCACGGAAGCGACCGCGTCGAGCTCGGCCTGGGTCACGGAGGGGCGATGGAAAGGAATGGAGTCCGTAGCCACGTCGAGAACCTAGCACAGATCCTGCATACCGGCCCAAGGGTCGCCTAAGTAGTTGATTCCCGAAGGGAGCGCTTCCCAATTTGTAAGTCCTTCCCACGGGATCCGGACGCGGAGAAGCCCCCGCGTCTCCACTCGAGAGCTCGCCTCTGAAGGGGGTAGTCATGGAACGACTTCGCAACCACTTGCTTCGCCACCACCTGCTTCGCTGGATGGTCGTGCCCGCCGCGCTCACCGTGCTCGTCGTCGCGGGATGCAGCGACGACGACGATGACGACGACGGTCCCGCTCCCACCCAGACCTCGATGAGCGGCGGCTTTGCCGGAGGAACCGTCGCAGGCGCGACCGAGACCGGAACCCTCGCGGTGACGATCAACTCCGGAACGCTCGCGGCGTCGTTCCCCAACGCCTCGGCGACGAGCCTCGTGCGGCCGGCCTCGGCCGTCGTGGTTCCCGCGTCCGGAACCCTGGATGTCGAAGGTGTCGGAGGCACCATCGCCGTGTCGGGCAGCTACAACACGGATACGGACTCTCTCTTCCTGAGCGGCAGCTCGTACACGCTTCGCGGCAGGCGCACGAACGTCGGAGCGGGGCAAGCGATCGAGGGAACGTACACGGGACCGAACGGGACCGGCGGGTTCTATCTGCTCGCCGGCGCCGGCGCGCCGATCCAGTCGTATTGCGGCGACTACACGAGCGGCGCGCAGACCGACAGCGGATTCGTCTCGCTCTCGGTCCGTGAAAACAGCGTCACGGGCCTGTCGATCTCGAGGCTGGACTTCGGAAACATCATTCGCTGGAACGGAACCGTCACGGGCACCGGCACGGCGCGGGATCTCGAGATCCTGGATCCGCTGAATCCGGGCGGAGCGCCTCTCGCCGAGGGGACCTGGAACACGTCCCTGGACACGATGAACGGCACGTACGGCTTCGGCGGGGACACGGGCACCTGGGACGCAACCGTATGTGATTGAGGTAGCCCGGGAAGTCCGTCCGATCACCGGCAGCGGACGAAGACGGGCGCACGAACACGGGGGGTGACCCCGCGTCGCGAACCAGGCGGCGCGGGGTTCGCTCTTCTCTCCGCACCAGACCCGCGGCGACGGTCAGGCAGGCCGGGTCAGCCGCCGGATTCCCGCCCGGGCCTCCTCCAGCACTTCCACGCCCGGGTCCGCCTCGCGATACTGGAACTCCACACGGCGGTAGAGCCGCAGCGCTTCTTCACGCCGGCCCTGACGTTCCTGAAGCGCCGCCAGGCGATTGATGAGACGTGAGAGCTCGGCGATGTCCAGATTCCGGAGCGATCGCGTCACCGTCAGCTGTAGCTCGGTGACGGCCCGTGCCGTGTCGCCAAGGGCCAGATAGGCGCTCGCCAGGGCTCCCGAGCGCTGCGCCTCGAGCCTGCCGGGAGGCCCCATGGGCTTCGAACGTTCGAGAAGGGGAATCGCATCGCGCGTCCGTCCCCGAGCGAGCGCCACGAGGCCCGCCACGTAGTCACGGTTTCCCCGCTCCACACCCGTCGGCTCCTTGCCGATCATCCGGTCGTACTCGGCAAGGAGCCGCTCGGCCTTGTCCACCTGTCCCATTCGGATGTGGATCTCGGCCATGTCGTCGTGCAGGTGCCCTCGGCCAAAAGAGCGCGTTGGAATGGGACTGTTCATGTGGCGCCTGCTGTCGCGGAGCACGGCGTCCATCTGCCCGCGCTCCCGAAGCGCCTCACGGTAGAACAGCCGTACGGGCGGGGTCCTCATCCCGGGAGAGCTGAGACTCTCCGGGAGGGTCTCCATGAGCTCGAGGACGGCGCCATAGCGTCCACTCGAGGCGAGATAGATGAACTTCGAGTCCACCAGGGTCGGGTCGTGGTCGCCTCGATCCGACTCCATCCTGCCGAGTACGATGCGGGCGGAGTCGAACTGTCCTGACGTGGAGTGGATCCGAACGATCTCGAGCCACGCCTCCCCGAGCCTGGGCTCCAGGGCCAGCGCGTCCCGATAGGTCGCGATCGCGCCGGCCGCGTCTCCTCGCTCCGCGAGCACACGGCCTCGAAGCATGTGATATCCAGGATCGTCCGGATTCGCCTGACGAAGACCCTCCAGGACCTTCAGCGCTCCGTCGAAGTCGTCTCGCGCGACGTCGAGGTCGACCAGATGGATGTATGCGATTCCGAACGATGGATCCAGACGAACCGCCTGCTCGAAGGCCGCACGCGCAGACTCGTCCCGTGAATCGTGGTACAGCGCCTCTCCCAGCCCGTAGGCGAATTCCCTGTCGTCCGGATATCGGGTGAGGAGAGTCCGGTACCGCTCGGCAGCCTCCCGGTACCGGCCGCGGACGAGGGCGTCGAGCGCCCCGAGCCCGTCCCGCTCCCGCGGCGTCAGCCTGCCTCCCACCCGGAGCGCCGCGCGGACCTCTTCCTCGGCCGTCGTGAACTCGTTGGACCACCAGTTGGCGATCGCGGCGTAGTACCAGGCGAGCGCGAACGTCGAATCGGCCGCCACGGCGCGTTGGAACTCCAGCACAGCCTCCTCGGTGGATCCGAGGTAGAGCTTGTCCAGCCCGCGCACGTACGCCCGGTAGGCGACCGGATCCCGCGTCGTGAGCGAGGCGACGTCCACCCGCTCCTCCTGCACCTGGAAACCCGCGCGAGCGAGCTCGCCCAGCAGGGTTCGGGTCAGGGAATCCACCGCCGCGAAGAGAGCGGACTCGCCGGCGGGCGTGCGGACGCGCGCCGCCGTGAGCACCTTGCCGTCCGCGGTCGACGCCACCTCGGCCCCCAGCACCAGCTCCGGCCGCACGGAGTAGATGAATCCGGTGACCACATGGCTCGCGCCGGCCTTGCGCGCCACCTCGAGCGCATCCGCTCCTTGAACCACCGTGCCGGCCTTTCCCATCTGGCGCAGGACGTCGTGAATCCGCTGGGCGCTCACGACGGGCATCACCTGCATCTGCCCAAGACCTACGGAGAGGAGGCTCGTGGCGATCGGACCCGAGCCCGAGGGATCTCCGGCCTCCGCGAGATTCTGGAACGAGAGAACCGCGATCGACTTCTCGGCGGCCACCGCGGTGCCGTGCTCGTCGGATCCGGGCCGTCCGGCGAGATAGACCAGCGCGAGCGCGAGGAGCGCCGCCACCGCGAGCGTCGCGATCCGCCGAACGCGGCGCCCGCCGCGCGGACGGGACGGAGCGGCGATCGTGGCGGTCGCCTCCATCCCGGCCGTCGGGGAACGCAGCGCCATCAGATCCGCCGCGAGATCGTCCCCGTGCTGATACCGGAGCGCGGGGTCCTTTCGCAGGCACTTCATGACGATCCGGTCCAGCTCGACCGGAATTCCCGCGCGCTTCGCGGTCGGCGGCTCGGGATCCACGTGCTGGACCGCGTACAGCGCCGACTCGGGCCGGTCGCCCACGAACGGCCGCGCTCCGGTCAGCGCCTCGTAGAGCACCGCGCCCAGCGAGAAGAGATCGCTCCGCGCGTCTACGCGCGCGCCGCGCGCCTGCTCGGGGCTCATGTAGGCGACCGTCCCCGGGGTGTATCCCTCCGCCGTCAATCGCGTCGCGCTCTCCAGGTCGGCGATGCCGAAGTCGGTGAGCACGGCCGACCCGTCGGGCCGGATCAGGATGTTCGCGGGCTTCACGTCGCGATGCACCACGCCGCGCGCGTGGGCATGAGCGAGCGCCTCGGCCATGGCGAGTCCGACCGAGAGGGCGTGTTCCACCGGGAGCGGCCGGCGCGCGATCGCTTGCGCGAGCGTCTCCCCCTCGACGTACTCCATCACGAGGAAGAGCCTCTCGGCCGATTCCTCGAGGGCGTGGATCGTCGCGATGTGCGGGTGGGAGAGCGCCGCGAGGGATCGCGCCTCGCGCTGCAGGCGCTCGCGCGCCTGGGGATCCGCGGCGAACGACCGGGAGAGGAACTTGAGCGCGACGCGCCGTCCCAGACGCTCGTCCTCCGCGAGCACGACCTCGCCCATGCCGCCCTGACCGAGCCGGCCGACCACGCGATAGTGGAGGATGCGCCCGCCTTCCATGGAAGCAGCCTACGGAATCGTGGCCGCGCCGTCGAGGGCCGCAGGAATCAGGTACGTATTGGCCGCCGCCTGCACAGGAGGTACCATCCGGCGACGTGGTGGTCCCGAACCGATCGTTGGCAGTCGGCTCCCTTCTCCGAGGAGGACGCATGCGGCTCCACTACCGTTCGTCACGACGCTCCATGTTCGCCTTGGTCCTGGCTCTCTGCGCGATCGGCTTCACCGGATGCAGCGACGAGGACGACGACAATCCGGTGGATCCGGGCTCGAGCTCGACCGAGCTCACGGGCGCGTTCGCAAACGCGAACGAAGGCGGGCAGATGTCGATCACGATCCCGCTCCCGACCGGGAACCTCGCGCCCGCGCGGCTCGCGGGATCGGCGCTTGCCCATGACGTGAGCGTGACGGGAACGCTGTATCCCGACACCGGCGACACGATCGGCCTCACCGGGATCTACAACGAGGAAGCCAACTCCCTGGTTCTCTCGGGCGGGGGATACACCCTGAGCGGGGCCTACGACGCCGCGAACACGCCGCCGGGCGTCGCCGGGACGTACAGCGGTCCGAACGGCACGGGAATCTTCGGATGCGCGGTCGGCGGGAGCAGCTCGGTCCTCGTGCTCTGCGGATCGCTCACGGACTTAGGCGTCACGTACACCGAGCGGTGGCACCTGGTGGTGGCCGGAAACGCCGCGGCGGGCGTGGCGATCATGGAAGACGGCGAGATCATTCCGTTCGAGGGAACGGTCGGAGGCGTTTCTCCCGGCAGGACCCTCTCGGTGAACCATGACCTCGGGGACGGCAGGTCGCTGATCGCGAGCGGGACGGTGTACACGAACGCGGAGATCAGCAACGGCACGTGGGAACTCGACGAGGGCACGATCGCGGACCCGATGGGTTTCTGGAGCGCCCACGACTGCGAGAACCCACCGCCGAGCGCCGCTCAGTTAGAAAGTCATTGACAGTAAATCACTTATAAGCGGCGCGGGGCCATGTTTTTGGGCTTGGAGCGGCTCGTTCTGTCCCGGAGAGGACGAGGCGGACATCACCTGAGGAATCCCATGTCCTTCGCCCGCCGGATGCTCGCCTTTCTCGTCATCCCGATCGCCCTGTGGACCGCCGGATGCGCCGAGGACGAGGAACAGATCGAGTACGTCCATGCGGGGAGCTTCACGATCACGGGGTTCTACATCGGCCCGGCGGAGGGAGGACACATGACGATCCTCGTCGATCGCTGGTCCGAGAAGAAGAGCCCGGGAATCCCCGCGCCCTTCCGTCCCGCCCAGATCTTCCCCATCGGGGTTCACGTGACGTTGCGGCCGGAGGAGGGCGGGGCGCCCATCGAGATGGTCGGATACGAGAGCAACGGGTCGATGTGG encodes:
- a CDS encoding protein kinase — translated: MEGGRILHYRVVGRLGQGGMGEVVLAEDERLGRRVALKFLSRSFAADPQARERLQREARSLAALSHPHIATIHALEESAERLFLVMEYVEGETLAQAIARRPLPVEHALSVGLAMAEALAHAHARGVVHRDVKPANILIRPDGSAVLTDFGIADLESATRLTAEGYTPGTVAYMSPEQARGARVDARSDLFSLGAVLYEALTGARPFVGDRPESALYAVQHVDPEPPTAKRAGIPVELDRIVMKCLRKDPALRYQHGDDLAADLMALRSPTAGMEATATIAAPSRPRGGRRVRRIATLAVAALLALALVYLAGRPGSDEHGTAVAAEKSIAVLSFQNLAEAGDPSGSGPIATSLLSVGLGQMQVMPVVSAQRIHDVLRQMGKAGTVVQGADALEVARKAGASHVVTGFIYSVRPELVLGAEVASTADGKVLTAARVRTPAGESALFAAVDSLTRTLLGELARAGFQVQEERVDVASLTTRDPVAYRAYVRGLDKLYLGSTEEAVLEFQRAVAADSTFALAWYYAAIANWWSNEFTTAEEEVRAALRVGGRLTPRERDGLGALDALVRGRYREAAERYRTLLTRYPDDREFAYGLGEALYHDSRDESARAAFEQAVRLDPSFGIAYIHLVDLDVARDDFDGALKVLEGLRQANPDDPGYHMLRGRVLAERGDAAGAIATYRDALALEPRLGEAWLEIVRIHSTSGQFDSARIVLGRMESDRGDHDPTLVDSKFIYLASSGRYGAVLELMETLPESLSSPGMRTPPVRLFYREALRERGQMDAVLRDSRRHMNSPIPTRSFGRGHLHDDMAEIHIRMGQVDKAERLLAEYDRMIGKEPTGVERGNRDYVAGLVALARGRTRDAIPLLERSKPMGPPGRLEAQRSGALASAYLALGDTARAVTELQLTVTRSLRNLDIAELSRLINRLAALQERQGRREEALRLYRRVEFQYREADPGVEVLEEARAGIRRLTRPA